In Streptomyces thermolilacinus SPC6, a single genomic region encodes these proteins:
- a CDS encoding YfhO family protein, producing MAESRTLPSARPSASGAAVCGALSALFAVVAVCAGDAVARTFPFGPRTRAVNDLGNQFVPFHAHLWDLLHGRAGGGTLLNWRSGYGTSLLPDLGTYLTSPFAVLVAAFPRERIDLAVYVVTVLKLGSAAAAMAVVLLRQRRGSRWGAAVLGAAYALCGWAVVEASYNPMWLDGLVAFPLLCLVVEWVREGRRPLLGPVVVALCWAANFYTAYMATLGAALVLAARLGAGGGAGLPGTGAGLPGAGASGAGASGVVEGRGARGVVRVWARAVGTVVLGVCLAGPVLVPVFLGSRHAYPGWTRRFEAAEWADVAARVLPATYSFFTPALFLGAGALLLAAALPFHRAVDGRERLVWGGLVAGVLLSAQWEPTHLVWHVFATPNGSPYRQTFVLAGVVVMAAWTGVAAGGWPGWRALLGGAALLGVVAAVASGSGLVTGAAYGLFGAGGVVAVGAVVLLRAASGAGRAGAGAGGARGRGRPVVRGVGGALLAVSVVVPAAATTAYADRERPARLDDYPAWGAAHDARAAAVRGADGWPAYRTDPGRPQLTGNDPLLLGGQGAAYYSSHTPEVWTRTLAALGGGWTSHGRNLQSLDNPVTDALFAVGARWRDGVLTRTDERLPLVTVRAEGVAEAGAGAGDAGAGTGVAGPGTGRELRYGASAFRNQELLLGSRVYDLPADGVCPVGSDVFAWAPDFTGTARLGGTGRPAELRGGLPKRRAAMTPLGTQRVAGTRVEWRGRGAVPDGAVGCLDRGRLSEAVARLRAGAAVDVRVDGDEVRATLPPDAHGVAVLSAPRIAGWRCQGRPAGEHLGLVAVEVAPGERSVSCAFRTPGLRGGAAAGAGALVVLAAVAARVRRARRPYATKTSPVHHRAVSREPAGAA from the coding sequence GTGGCCGAGTCCCGTACCCTTCCGTCCGCGCGGCCGTCCGCCTCCGGCGCGGCCGTGTGCGGCGCGCTGTCCGCGCTGTTCGCCGTGGTGGCGGTGTGCGCCGGTGACGCCGTGGCCCGGACCTTCCCCTTCGGGCCGCGTACGCGTGCCGTCAACGACCTCGGCAACCAGTTCGTGCCGTTCCACGCCCACCTGTGGGACCTGCTGCACGGGCGGGCCGGGGGCGGGACGCTGCTGAACTGGCGGTCGGGGTACGGGACCAGCCTGCTGCCCGACCTGGGCACGTATCTGACGAGCCCGTTCGCGGTGCTGGTCGCCGCGTTCCCGCGCGAGCGGATCGACCTGGCCGTGTACGTGGTGACCGTGTTGAAGCTGGGCTCGGCGGCGGCTGCCATGGCGGTGGTGCTGCTGCGGCAGCGGCGGGGCAGCCGGTGGGGCGCGGCCGTGCTGGGCGCGGCGTACGCGCTGTGCGGCTGGGCGGTCGTGGAGGCGTCGTACAACCCGATGTGGCTGGACGGGCTGGTCGCCTTCCCGCTGCTGTGCCTGGTCGTGGAGTGGGTGCGGGAGGGGCGGCGGCCGCTGCTGGGGCCGGTGGTGGTGGCCCTGTGCTGGGCGGCGAACTTCTACACCGCGTACATGGCGACGCTGGGCGCGGCGCTGGTGCTGGCCGCGCGGCTGGGGGCGGGGGGTGGCGCTGGACTTCCGGGGACGGGGGCCGGGCTACCTGGGGCGGGGGCTTCGGGAGCGGGGGCTTCGGGGGTGGTGGAGGGCCGTGGGGCTCGCGGGGTGGTGCGGGTGTGGGCGCGGGCGGTGGGGACGGTGGTGCTGGGGGTGTGCCTCGCCGGGCCCGTGCTGGTGCCGGTGTTCCTGGGGTCGCGGCACGCGTATCCGGGGTGGACGCGCCGGTTCGAGGCGGCGGAGTGGGCTGACGTGGCCGCGCGGGTGCTCCCGGCGACGTACAGCTTCTTCACGCCCGCGCTGTTCCTGGGCGCCGGGGCGCTGCTGCTGGCGGCCGCGCTGCCGTTCCACCGGGCGGTGGACGGGCGGGAGCGGCTCGTGTGGGGCGGGCTGGTGGCGGGGGTGCTGCTGTCGGCGCAGTGGGAGCCGACGCACCTGGTGTGGCATGTGTTCGCCACACCGAACGGCAGCCCGTACCGGCAGACGTTCGTGCTGGCCGGTGTCGTGGTGATGGCCGCGTGGACGGGCGTGGCGGCGGGCGGCTGGCCGGGGTGGCGGGCGCTGCTGGGCGGGGCGGCGCTGCTGGGCGTGGTCGCGGCGGTGGCCTCGGGGAGCGGGCTGGTGACGGGCGCGGCGTACGGGCTGTTCGGGGCGGGAGGGGTCGTGGCGGTGGGGGCCGTGGTGCTGTTGAGGGCGGCGAGTGGTGCGGGACGGGCGGGGGCCGGGGCCGGCGGGGCTCGGGGGCGTGGGCGTCCGGTTGTACGGGGGGTGGGGGGCGCGCTGTTGGCGGTCAGCGTGGTCGTGCCGGCCGCGGCGACCACGGCGTACGCCGACCGGGAGCGGCCCGCGCGGCTGGACGACTACCCGGCGTGGGGCGCCGCGCACGACGCGCGGGCGGCGGCGGTGCGGGGCGCGGACGGGTGGCCCGCGTACCGGACCGATCCGGGGCGCCCGCAGCTCACCGGCAACGACCCGCTGCTGCTGGGCGGGCAGGGCGCCGCGTACTACAGCAGCCACACGCCCGAGGTGTGGACGCGGACCCTGGCGGCTCTCGGCGGCGGCTGGACGTCGCACGGCCGGAACCTCCAGAGCCTCGACAACCCGGTCACGGACGCGCTGTTCGCGGTGGGCGCGCGCTGGCGGGACGGGGTGCTGACGCGGACGGACGAGCGGCTGCCGCTGGTGACGGTACGGGCGGAGGGCGTCGCGGAGGCGGGTGCGGGCGCCGGGGACGCGGGTGCGGGCACGGGGGTCGCGGGTCCCGGCACGGGGCGGGAACTCCGGTACGGCGCTTCCGCGTTCCGTAACCAGGAGCTGCTGCTCGGGTCGCGCGTCTACGACCTCCCCGCGGATGGCGTGTGCCCGGTCGGCAGCGACGTCTTCGCCTGGGCGCCCGACTTCACCGGCACGGCGCGTCTCGGCGGTACGGGCAGGCCGGCCGAGCTTCGCGGCGGGCTGCCCAAGCGGCGGGCCGCCATGACCCCCCTCGGCACCCAGCGCGTGGCGGGCACGCGCGTGGAGTGGCGGGGCCGGGGCGCCGTGCCCGACGGCGCCGTCGGCTGCCTGGACCGGGGGCGGCTGAGCGAGGCGGTCGCGCGGCTGCGGGCGGGGGCGGCGGTGGACGTACGGGTCGACGGCGACGAGGTGCGGGCCACGCTCCCGCCGGACGCCCACGGGGTGGCGGTCCTTTCGGCGCCCCGCATCGCCGGGTGGCGGTGCCAGGGCCGCCCGGCCGGGGAGCATCTGGGGCTGGTGGCCGTGGAGGTGGCGCCGGGCGAGCGGTCGGTGAGCTGCGCGTTCCGCACGCCGGGGCTGCGGGGCGGCGCTGCGGCCGGGGCGGGG
- a CDS encoding glycosyltransferase family 2 protein has product MLISIVVPCFDEEEIIARFHEHVTTELGRLAVDFELVYVDDGSRDGTLEILQERAAADPRVRYVSFSRNFGKEAAMLAGLRHATGDAVVLMDADLQHPPRLVGRMLELHAEGYDQVVARRTRDGDRVTRTLLARGYYRVINRLVDVELTDGVGDFRLLSRRAVEAVLELTEYNRFSKGIFAWVGFPTTTFEYRNETREQGRSKWTFRKLLNYGLDGLLSFNDKPLRAALHLGLVLVSTAALYAAWIVGDALLNGVDTPGYVTLLVAVTALAGVQMVMLGLIGEYVGRIYYEVKRRPHFLVKATNTGAAPRTRPSPGEFSRR; this is encoded by the coding sequence GTGCTGATCTCGATAGTGGTGCCCTGCTTCGACGAAGAGGAGATCATCGCCCGGTTCCACGAGCACGTCACCACGGAATTGGGCCGCCTCGCGGTGGACTTCGAACTCGTCTACGTGGACGACGGAAGCCGTGACGGCACCCTGGAGATCCTCCAGGAGCGGGCCGCCGCGGACCCCCGCGTCCGGTACGTCTCCTTCAGCCGCAACTTCGGCAAGGAGGCCGCCATGCTCGCCGGGCTGCGCCACGCCACCGGCGACGCGGTCGTCCTCATGGACGCCGACCTCCAGCACCCGCCGCGCCTCGTCGGCCGCATGCTGGAGCTGCACGCCGAGGGGTACGACCAGGTCGTCGCCCGCCGGACCCGCGACGGCGACCGCGTCACCCGCACCCTGCTCGCCCGCGGCTACTACCGGGTGATCAACCGGCTCGTGGACGTGGAGCTGACCGACGGCGTCGGCGACTTCCGGCTGCTGTCCCGCAGGGCCGTCGAAGCGGTGCTCGAACTCACCGAGTACAACCGTTTCTCGAAAGGGATCTTCGCCTGGGTCGGTTTCCCCACCACCACCTTCGAGTACCGGAACGAGACCCGCGAGCAGGGCCGCTCGAAATGGACGTTCCGCAAACTCCTCAACTACGGCCTCGACGGTCTGCTCTCCTTCAACGACAAACCGCTGCGCGCCGCACTCCACCTGGGCCTCGTCCTCGTCTCCACCGCCGCCCTCTACGCCGCGTGGATCGTCGGCGACGCCCTCCTCAACGGCGTGGACACCCCCGGATACGTCACCCTCCTGGTCGCCGTCACCGCCCTCGCCGGTGTCCAGATGGTCATGCTCGGCCTGATCGGGGAGTATGTGGGCCGTATCTACTACGAGGTGAAGCGGCGCCCCCACTTCCTGGTGAAGGCGACGAACACCGGCGCGGCACCGCGCACCCGACCGTCCCCAGGGGAGTTCAGCCGAAGATGA
- a CDS encoding GtrA family protein: protein MTGVSGQIVRFALVGVVNTGTYYGCYLLLLACGLPYVAAHVVAFLLSMTGSFFLTSYFTYRTRPTWRKFLLFPLTNAANFVITTLGVWLLVGIAGMSSRYAPLLAAAAAIPVTFVVSRTIMLRPENPKDRDSLAEVAPK from the coding sequence ATGACCGGCGTCAGCGGCCAGATCGTCAGGTTCGCCCTGGTCGGGGTGGTGAACACCGGTACGTACTACGGCTGCTACCTGCTGCTCCTCGCGTGCGGCCTGCCGTACGTCGCCGCGCACGTCGTGGCGTTCCTGCTGTCGATGACCGGCTCGTTCTTCCTCACCAGCTACTTCACCTACCGCACCCGCCCCACCTGGCGGAAGTTCCTGCTGTTCCCGCTCACCAACGCGGCCAACTTCGTGATCACCACCCTCGGGGTGTGGCTGCTGGTCGGCATCGCGGGAATGTCCAGCCGGTACGCGCCGCTGCTCGCCGCCGCGGCCGCGATCCCCGTCACGTTCGTCGTCTCCCGGACGATCATGCTGCGGCCCGAGAACCCGAAGGACCGTGACTCGTTGGCAGAAGTGGCTCCGAAGTAG
- a CDS encoding SurA N-terminal domain-containing protein: MHRRRRTALSVSAALVVAAPLLTACGSDAHPGAAAVVGGQRIETAALQAQVRDVRTAQEASPQAEQLIRATGDLSREKLNGMIFDRVVEKVAADSGITVSRKEIQQTRRAAARQYGGDAQLAAMLLQQQGTAPDEIDDVVRRNILMNKIAEKHGVTNSPEGQKKLADLFGSASRALGIDVNPRYGTWDHDKIQLGRYQAPWLRQVTQDPAAAPTGL; encoded by the coding sequence TTGCACCGCCGCCGTCGCACCGCGCTCTCCGTCTCCGCCGCCCTCGTCGTCGCGGCCCCCCTCCTCACCGCCTGCGGCAGCGACGCCCACCCGGGCGCGGCCGCCGTCGTCGGCGGACAGCGGATCGAGACGGCCGCGCTCCAGGCGCAGGTCCGGGACGTCCGCACGGCGCAGGAGGCGTCGCCGCAGGCCGAGCAGCTGATCCGCGCCACGGGAGACCTCAGCCGCGAGAAGCTCAACGGGATGATCTTCGACCGGGTGGTGGAGAAGGTCGCCGCCGACTCCGGGATCACCGTCAGCCGCAAGGAGATCCAGCAGACGCGGCGCGCCGCCGCCCGCCAGTACGGAGGGGACGCGCAGCTCGCCGCGATGCTCCTCCAGCAGCAGGGCACCGCCCCCGACGAGATCGACGACGTCGTCCGGCGGAACATCCTCATGAACAAGATCGCCGAGAAGCACGGCGTGACCAACAGCCCCGAGGGCCAGAAGAAGCTCGCCGACCTGTTCGGCAGCGCGTCCAGGGCCCTCGGCATCGACGTGAACCCCCGGTACGGCACCTGGGACCACGACAAGATCCAGCTCGGCCGCTACCAGGCGCCGTGGCTCCGCCAGGTCACCCAGGACCCGGCCGCCGCCCCGACGGGCCTGTAG
- a CDS encoding nucleoside triphosphate pyrophosphohydrolase — protein sequence MNAQAADTPGTGRIVLLTTSHRVAPGVLSWPAWQTLHAADEVLCPDPAHPQLPYLREAGVAVETAAPTARELVDACAGDRTVVVVASGEGDQALTDGLARLAGSGRVAMPDLELLPGSYDLPGARLLDLVEVMDRIRRECPWSSRQTHQGLAKYAIEEAYELVEAIEDGDREELREELGDVLLQVVFHARIAEEADDEPFSLDDVAGGLVEKLIHRHPHVFGDATAETPEQVKEHWLRTKALEKQRTSVTDGIPLGQPGLALAAKLASRVRTAGMDVPPPSGEGVGYALLEMAARAEAEGVDPEAALRAAARAYRDTIRAAEGHDAG from the coding sequence GTGAACGCTCAAGCCGCAGACACCCCCGGCACCGGCCGCATCGTCCTCCTCACCACCAGCCACCGGGTCGCGCCCGGCGTGCTGTCCTGGCCGGCGTGGCAGACCCTGCACGCCGCCGACGAGGTCCTGTGCCCCGACCCGGCCCACCCGCAGCTGCCGTACCTCCGCGAGGCCGGGGTCGCCGTCGAGACCGCCGCGCCCACCGCCCGGGAGCTGGTGGACGCGTGCGCCGGGGACCGTACGGTCGTCGTCGTCGCGTCCGGCGAGGGCGACCAGGCGCTCACCGACGGCCTGGCCCGCCTCGCCGGGTCCGGCCGCGTCGCCATGCCCGACCTGGAGCTGCTGCCCGGCTCGTACGACCTGCCCGGCGCGCGCCTGCTGGACCTGGTCGAGGTGATGGACCGAATCCGCCGCGAGTGCCCCTGGTCGTCCCGCCAGACGCACCAGGGCCTCGCCAAGTACGCCATCGAGGAGGCGTACGAGCTGGTCGAGGCCATCGAGGACGGCGACCGGGAGGAGCTGCGCGAGGAGCTGGGCGACGTGCTCCTCCAAGTCGTCTTCCACGCCCGGATCGCCGAGGAGGCGGACGACGAGCCGTTCTCGCTGGACGACGTGGCGGGCGGCCTGGTCGAGAAGCTCATCCACCGGCACCCGCACGTCTTCGGCGACGCGACCGCCGAGACGCCCGAGCAGGTCAAGGAGCACTGGCTGCGCACCAAGGCCCTCGAGAAGCAGCGCACCTCCGTCACGGACGGCATCCCGCTGGGGCAGCCGGGCCTCGCGCTGGCGGCGAAGCTCGCGAGCCGCGTCCGCACGGCGGGCATGGACGTGCCGCCCCCGTCCGGCGAGGGCGTCGGCTACGCCCTGCTGGAGATGGCCGCCCGCGCGGAGGCCGAGGGCGTGGACCCGGAAGCGGCCCTGCGGGCGGCGGCCCGCGCCTACCGCGACACGATCCGCGCGGCGGAGGGCCACGACGCTGGGTAA
- a CDS encoding tetratricopeptide repeat protein produces MGELREGDFDALVRVLKSDDYLGLMERLSVLDPEGALGFDLLASQVRLAVSDEAARSRAESWLRRAAPRDPRVLDAIRTYAGEPTPVGFGPVGPVPVGPAVRNTVSDSAAGNIVQAHTVEQVNFYVAPPDPALWLDAATVDPHALGAPHEGPYIRRDRDADLGPERRDGFLLITGPPLSGRTTTAWAYVRRLPPGTEVCVPPPGTDLRALPERIAARKSPCVLWLDDLERYVEGLDAALLSRLIAMGVRIVATMTDAAYDEHRFGTPATARVLSRARVVELELEWSEDEFDRIEEAGDPRFEALTDWCGDLRVTEYLAVGPHLWAEWRRAGRPSGNQPGHQLVRAVLDLMRCGMSGAPRELARAVYEMYAPEHTDAFDAALAWAVRPRHGVTGLLVESTEAGGLVGYGYLVGEAIQSDELPPVPYETWDLAVAQGGQLVTHLATVHFRTGAKSGDPEAMYRLARLTDDEEWLRKAADAGHTAAAADLGRALADRGEARAAEHYLEKAADAGDARAATLLGKLLRDRAEGWWSAAARQGDHEAASHLATLLLGRGKVDEAYIRSYQALHTSSAQSSALCGAIHRFWQQEETAQVWFDRAAAAGDDTWSADAFGPAMSISDEEEQLRVECADADADVLGIHVTHVGAFLEKHGRVDEARTWYQKGFELGDAYAAFRLARLREQGGDEDGAAHWMRKAADAGHPGAVKALGGGADTVEG; encoded by the coding sequence GTGGGGGAGCTGCGCGAGGGGGACTTCGACGCCCTGGTGAGGGTGTTGAAGTCGGACGACTACCTGGGGCTGATGGAGCGCCTGAGCGTCCTCGACCCCGAGGGCGCGCTGGGCTTCGACCTGCTGGCCAGCCAGGTCCGGCTGGCCGTCTCCGACGAGGCCGCCAGGTCCCGCGCGGAGTCGTGGCTGCGACGGGCGGCCCCCCGCGACCCCCGGGTGCTCGACGCGATCCGGACGTACGCGGGGGAGCCGACGCCCGTGGGGTTTGGCCCCGTGGGTCCCGTCCCTGTGGGGCCCGCCGTCCGCAACACGGTGTCGGACAGCGCGGCGGGGAACATCGTGCAGGCGCACACCGTCGAGCAGGTCAACTTCTACGTGGCCCCGCCCGACCCGGCCCTCTGGCTGGACGCTGCGACGGTGGACCCGCACGCGCTGGGCGCCCCGCACGAGGGCCCGTACATCCGCCGTGACCGGGACGCGGACCTCGGCCCGGAGCGGCGGGACGGCTTCCTGCTGATCACCGGCCCGCCGCTGTCCGGCAGGACCACCACCGCCTGGGCGTATGTACGGCGGCTCCCGCCCGGAACAGAGGTCTGCGTCCCGCCGCCCGGCACGGACCTGCGGGCGCTGCCCGAGCGCATCGCCGCCCGGAAGTCCCCCTGCGTGCTGTGGCTCGACGACTTGGAGCGGTACGTGGAGGGCCTGGACGCCGCCCTGCTGTCGCGCCTCATCGCCATGGGCGTCCGGATCGTCGCCACGATGACCGACGCGGCGTACGACGAGCACCGCTTCGGCACCCCGGCGACGGCCCGCGTACTGAGCCGGGCGCGGGTGGTGGAACTGGAGCTGGAGTGGAGCGAGGACGAGTTCGACCGGATAGAGGAGGCCGGCGACCCGCGCTTCGAAGCGTTGACGGATTGGTGCGGTGACCTGCGCGTCACCGAGTACCTCGCCGTCGGCCCTCACCTGTGGGCGGAGTGGCGCAGGGCCGGGCGCCCCTCAGGCAATCAGCCTGGTCACCAGCTCGTGCGCGCCGTTCTCGACCTCATGCGGTGCGGGATGTCCGGCGCGCCGCGCGAATTGGCCCGCGCCGTCTACGAGATGTACGCCCCGGAACACACCGACGCATTCGACGCCGCCCTCGCCTGGGCGGTGCGCCCGCGCCATGGAGTGACCGGCCTGCTGGTCGAGTCAACCGAGGCGGGCGGGCTGGTCGGCTACGGCTACCTGGTCGGTGAGGCGATCCAATCCGACGAGCTGCCCCCGGTCCCGTACGAGACATGGGATCTGGCCGTTGCCCAAGGTGGGCAGCTGGTTACCCACCTCGCAACCGTGCACTTCCGCACGGGCGCCAAATCAGGCGACCCCGAAGCCATGTACCGCCTGGCCCGCCTCACCGACGACGAGGAGTGGCTGCGCAAGGCCGCCGACGCGGGCCACACGGCCGCCGCCGCGGACCTGGGGCGGGCGCTGGCCGACCGGGGCGAGGCGCGGGCGGCGGAGCACTACCTGGAGAAGGCAGCCGATGCGGGCGACGCGCGCGCCGCGACTCTGCTGGGCAAGTTGCTGCGGGACCGGGCGGAGGGGTGGTGGAGCGCGGCTGCACGACAGGGAGATCACGAGGCGGCATCCCACCTCGCCACCCTGTTGCTCGGGCGCGGCAAGGTGGATGAGGCATACATCCGCAGCTATCAAGCGCTCCACACCAGCTCCGCGCAGTCATCGGCCCTCTGCGGTGCTATACACCGTTTCTGGCAGCAGGAGGAAACGGCCCAGGTATGGTTCGACCGCGCCGCCGCAGCGGGAGACGACACGTGGAGCGCGGACGCCTTCGGCCCAGCGATGTCCATCAGTGACGAGGAAGAACAGCTGCGCGTGGAGTGCGCGGATGCGGACGCCGACGTTCTGGGCATCCACGTGACCCACGTAGGCGCTTTCCTTGAGAAGCACGGTCGTGTCGACGAAGCCCGCACCTGGTACCAGAAGGGCTTCGAGCTGGGGGACGCCTACGCCGCCTTCCGCCTCGCCCGCCTCCGGGAGCAGGGGGGCGACGAGGACGGCGCCGCCCACTGGATGCGCAAGGCCGCCGACGCCGGGCATCCGGGTGCCGTGAAGGCGCTCGGCGGCGGGGCGGATACCGTCGAGGGGTGA
- a CDS encoding cytochrome P450 family protein, protein MNAANDPATPPELFTWEFATDPYPAYAWLREHAPVHRTRLPSGVEAWLVTRYADAKQALADQRLSKNPAHHDEPAHAKGKTGIPGERKAELMTHLLNIDPPDHTRLRRLVSKAFTPRRVAEFAPRVQELTDRLIDGFATKGEADLIHEFAFPLPIYAICDMLGVPAEDQDDFRDWAGQMIRHGGGPRGGVARAVKRMRAYLVDLIHRKRGDLGDDLISGLIRASDHGEHLTENEAAAMAFILLFAGFETTVNLIGNGTYALLRNPAERARLQASLAAGETDLLATGVEELLRYDGPVELATWRFATEPLTVGGQRIEAGDPVLVVLAAADRDPARFDDPDTLDLGRRDNQHLGYGHGIHYCLGAPLARLEGQAALATLLTRLPDLRLAAEPDELRWRGGLIMRGLRTLPVAFTPESRP, encoded by the coding sequence GTGAACGCCGCGAACGACCCCGCCACGCCCCCCGAGCTCTTCACCTGGGAGTTCGCCACCGACCCGTACCCGGCGTACGCCTGGCTGCGGGAGCACGCGCCGGTGCACCGCACGCGGCTGCCCAGCGGGGTCGAGGCGTGGCTGGTCACCCGGTACGCCGACGCGAAGCAGGCGCTCGCGGACCAGCGGCTCAGCAAGAACCCCGCGCACCACGACGAGCCCGCCCACGCCAAGGGCAAGACGGGCATTCCGGGGGAGCGCAAGGCGGAGCTGATGACGCACCTGCTGAACATCGACCCGCCGGACCACACCCGGCTGCGGCGGCTCGTGTCGAAGGCGTTCACGCCCCGCCGGGTCGCGGAGTTCGCGCCGCGCGTGCAGGAGCTGACGGACCGTCTGATCGACGGTTTCGCAACAAAAGGCGAGGCGGACCTCATCCATGAGTTCGCCTTCCCCCTCCCCATTTACGCGATTTGCGACATGCTCGGGGTGCCCGCCGAGGACCAGGACGACTTCCGGGACTGGGCCGGGCAGATGATCCGGCACGGCGGCGGCCCGCGCGGCGGGGTCGCGCGGGCCGTGAAGCGGATGCGGGCGTACCTGGTGGACCTGATCCACCGCAAGCGCGGCGACCTCGGCGACGACCTGATCTCCGGCCTGATCCGCGCCTCCGACCACGGCGAGCACCTCACCGAGAACGAGGCCGCCGCGATGGCGTTCATCCTCCTGTTCGCGGGCTTCGAGACGACCGTGAACCTCATCGGTAACGGCACGTACGCGCTGCTCCGCAACCCCGCCGAACGGGCCCGCCTCCAGGCGTCCCTGGCCGCCGGGGAGACGGACCTGCTGGCCACCGGGGTGGAGGAACTGCTCCGCTACGACGGGCCGGTCGAGCTGGCGACCTGGCGTTTCGCGACCGAGCCGCTCACCGTCGGCGGGCAGCGGATCGAGGCGGGCGACCCCGTCCTCGTCGTCCTCGCGGCGGCGGACCGGGACCCGGCGCGGTTCGACGACCCGGACACCCTGGACCTCGGGCGGCGCGACAACCAGCACCTGGGGTACGGGCACGGCATCCACTACTGCCTCGGCGCGCCCCTCGCCCGGCTGGAGGGGCAGGCCGCGCTGGCCACGCTCCTGACCCGGCTCCCCGACCTGCGTCTCGCCGCCGAACCGGACGAACTGCGGTGGCGCGGCGGGCTCATCATGCGCGGACTGAGGACCCTCCCGGTGGCCTTTACACCCGAATCACGCCCATGA
- a CDS encoding LysM peptidoglycan-binding domain-containing protein, giving the protein MRSGNGRHRRPRQAPALVVAAGVTGSAIALPLLGAGTASAADAATWDRVAECETGGMWSADLGNGYYGGLQLSQETWQAYGGTAYAPRADLASRSEQIAVAEKVYAAQGSAAWETCAPIANLGGAGDDSAPAETAPDATPDPTADTGTDAGADKPATGEQPTAPGDSPAGTEGSTGSGATGLPGEPTAPATPDATASPTAPTAPSTGPAAPDGTPTAEDGTGTPASGTGKHRGEPAKEEAGTVPALPGGTDETTGTGNPAEGRESGGHASRGDGTARTGAGLAPDGTYTVQPGDNLWTIADSHELPGGWTALYDANRETVGTDPDLILPGQSLDLGANEG; this is encoded by the coding sequence ATGCGCTCCGGGAACGGACGACACCGTCGCCCCCGTCAAGCTCCCGCCCTCGTCGTCGCCGCGGGCGTGACCGGATCAGCGATCGCCCTGCCGCTGCTCGGCGCGGGCACCGCGTCCGCCGCCGACGCCGCCACCTGGGACCGCGTCGCAGAATGCGAGACCGGTGGCATGTGGAGCGCCGACCTCGGCAACGGGTACTACGGCGGCCTCCAGCTGTCGCAGGAGACATGGCAGGCGTACGGCGGCACGGCCTACGCGCCGCGCGCCGACCTCGCCAGCCGCTCCGAGCAGATAGCCGTCGCGGAGAAGGTCTACGCCGCCCAGGGCTCCGCCGCCTGGGAGACCTGCGCGCCCATCGCGAACCTCGGCGGCGCGGGCGACGACTCCGCCCCGGCCGAGACCGCCCCCGACGCGACGCCCGACCCCACCGCGGACACGGGAACCGACGCCGGCGCCGACAAGCCCGCCACGGGCGAGCAGCCCACCGCGCCGGGCGACAGCCCGGCCGGCACCGAGGGCTCCACCGGCTCCGGCGCGACCGGGCTGCCCGGCGAGCCCACCGCGCCCGCCACCCCCGACGCGACGGCCTCCCCGACCGCGCCCACGGCGCCCTCCACCGGCCCGGCCGCGCCCGACGGGACGCCCACGGCCGAGGACGGCACGGGCACCCCCGCGTCCGGCACCGGCAAGCACCGCGGCGAACCCGCCAAGGAAGAGGCCGGGACCGTCCCGGCACTTCCGGGCGGAACGGACGAGACCACCGGGACCGGCAATCCGGCCGAGGGCCGCGAATCCGGCGGGCACGCCTCGCGCGGTGACGGAACGGCACGTACCGGGGCCGGCCTCGCCCCCGACGGTACGTACACCGTCCAGCCCGGCGACAACCTGTGGACCATCGCGGACAGCCACGAGCTGCCCGGCGGCTGGACGGCGCTCTACGACGCGAACCGCGAGACCGTGGGTACCGACCCCGACCTCATCCTCCCTGGCCAGAGCCTCGACCTGGGCGCGAACGAGGGGTAG
- a CDS encoding LysM peptidoglycan-binding domain-containing protein has protein sequence MLNSGKGKHRRPSKAVRLAAFAGITGVAVAAPLMGATSASAATAAEWDRVAQCESGGNWSINTGNGYYGGLQFSASTWAAYGGTQYASTADKASKAQQIAVAEKVLAGQGKGAWPHCGVGLSSTPYGGGAPERTAEQPTTRSEQRTAPKAETAKPKAESKTVTTPTGEKVQKGDGEYKVKAGDTLSSIAAAEGVKGGWAKLFELNKDIVADADLIYPGQQLHLS, from the coding sequence ATGCTGAATTCCGGCAAGGGAAAGCACCGTCGCCCGTCCAAGGCCGTCCGTCTCGCCGCGTTCGCCGGCATCACCGGTGTGGCCGTCGCCGCCCCGCTGATGGGCGCCACGTCCGCCAGCGCCGCGACCGCCGCCGAGTGGGACCGCGTCGCGCAGTGCGAGTCCGGCGGCAACTGGTCCATCAACACCGGCAACGGCTACTACGGCGGCCTTCAGTTCTCGGCCTCCACCTGGGCCGCGTACGGCGGCACGCAGTACGCCTCCACCGCCGACAAGGCCAGCAAGGCCCAGCAGATAGCCGTCGCCGAGAAGGTCCTCGCGGGCCAGGGCAAGGGCGCCTGGCCGCACTGCGGCGTCGGCCTGTCCAGCACCCCCTACGGCGGCGGCGCCCCCGAGCGCACCGCCGAGCAGCCCACCACGCGCAGCGAGCAGCGCACCGCGCCGAAGGCCGAGACCGCCAAGCCGAAGGCCGAGTCGAAGACCGTCACCACCCCGACCGGCGAGAAGGTTCAGAAGGGCGACGGCGAGTACAAGGTCAAGGCCGGCGACACGCTCAGCTCCATCGCCGCCGCCGAGGGCGTCAAGGGCGGCTGGGCGAAGCTGTTCGAGCTCAACAAGGACATCGTCGCCGACGCCGACCTCATCTACCCGGGCCAGCAGCTCCACCTGAGCTGA